One part of the Roseomonas gilardii genome encodes these proteins:
- a CDS encoding FAD-dependent oxidoreductase: MEGRIKGLQEAVSPSVPGLAPPVSPLALPLPAAPAPDYQALRFGYRRSADQDAAQPVRHPVVVVGAGPVGLATAIDLAQSGTPVVVLDDDDRLAGGSRAICFAKRTLEIFDRLGCGHRMVEKGVVWNCGKVFFRDEPVYSFDLLPETGHARPAFVNLQQYYVEGFLLERARDLPNLEIRWKNSLAGLENGPDGVRLEVETPDGPYSLLADWLVAADGGRSQTRRLMGLESKGQVFRDRFLIADVRMEAGFPSERWFWFDPPFHPNQSVLLHRQPDNVWRIDFQLGWDADPEAEKRPEHVIPRVRALLGEDRAFTLEWVSVYSFVCRRMDRFRHGRVLFTGDAAHGVSPFGARGANSGVQDAENLAWKLGLVLRGAAPESLLDSYDGERVFAADENIRHSTRSTDFITPKNEASRAFRDAVLDLARDCNFARRMVNSGRLSVPAVLRDSPLNTPDGEAFAGAMVPGAAAADAPVHRDGAAEWLLPHLGGGFTGLLFATAPPSPGLLAALRALDSGAVPMRLVILRPAGSAPFAVEGATVLEDAGGLAWERYDAGEGSFYLLRPDQHVCARWRTADPARILAALARASGNA; this comes from the coding sequence GTGGAAGGGAGGATCAAGGGGTTGCAGGAAGCCGTCTCGCCATCCGTGCCGGGCCTCGCTCCCCCGGTCTCCCCCTTGGCACTTCCCCTGCCCGCCGCCCCGGCGCCCGACTACCAGGCGCTCCGCTTCGGCTACCGCCGTTCCGCCGACCAGGATGCCGCCCAGCCGGTGCGCCATCCGGTGGTGGTGGTCGGCGCCGGCCCGGTCGGACTGGCCACGGCCATCGACCTCGCGCAATCCGGCACGCCCGTGGTGGTGCTGGACGACGACGACCGCCTCGCCGGCGGCTCCCGCGCCATCTGCTTCGCCAAGCGCACGCTGGAGATCTTCGACCGCCTCGGCTGCGGCCATCGCATGGTCGAGAAGGGCGTGGTTTGGAACTGCGGCAAGGTCTTCTTCCGCGACGAGCCCGTCTACAGCTTCGACCTGCTGCCCGAGACGGGCCACGCCCGCCCGGCCTTCGTCAACCTGCAGCAGTACTACGTCGAAGGCTTCCTGCTGGAACGCGCGCGGGACCTCCCGAACCTGGAAATCCGCTGGAAGAACAGCCTCGCGGGCCTGGAGAACGGCCCCGATGGCGTGCGCCTGGAGGTGGAGACGCCGGACGGTCCCTACAGCCTCCTGGCCGACTGGCTGGTCGCCGCCGATGGCGGCCGCAGCCAGACGCGCCGCCTCATGGGGCTGGAAAGCAAGGGCCAGGTCTTCCGCGACCGCTTCCTCATCGCCGATGTGCGGATGGAGGCGGGCTTCCCCTCCGAGCGCTGGTTCTGGTTCGACCCGCCCTTCCACCCCAACCAGTCCGTGCTGCTGCACCGCCAGCCGGACAATGTCTGGCGCATCGACTTCCAGCTCGGCTGGGATGCCGATCCGGAGGCCGAGAAGCGCCCCGAACACGTCATCCCCCGCGTCCGGGCGCTGCTCGGCGAGGACCGCGCCTTCACCCTGGAATGGGTCAGCGTCTACAGCTTCGTCTGCCGCCGCATGGACCGCTTCCGGCACGGCCGCGTGCTGTTCACCGGCGACGCCGCGCATGGCGTCTCTCCCTTCGGGGCCCGCGGCGCCAACAGCGGCGTGCAGGATGCCGAAAACCTCGCCTGGAAGCTCGGCCTCGTGCTGCGGGGCGCCGCGCCGGAGAGCCTGCTCGACAGCTATGACGGGGAGCGCGTCTTCGCCGCCGACGAGAACATCCGCCACTCGACGCGCAGCACCGATTTCATCACGCCGAAGAACGAGGCCAGCCGGGCCTTCCGCGATGCCGTGCTGGACCTGGCGCGCGACTGCAACTTCGCCCGGCGCATGGTCAACAGCGGCCGCCTTTCCGTCCCGGCGGTGCTGCGCGATTCTCCGCTGAACACGCCGGATGGCGAGGCCTTCGCCGGCGCCATGGTGCCCGGCGCGGCGGCGGCCGATGCGCCCGTGCATCGGGATGGGGCGGCGGAATGGCTGCTGCCGCATCTGGGCGGCGGCTTCACCGGCCTGCTCTTCGCCACGGCACCGCCATCGCCCGGCCTACTGGCCGCCCTGCGCGCGCTCGATTCCGGCGCCGTGCCGATGCGCCTCGTGATCCTTCGCCCCGCCGGCTCCGCACCCTTCGCCGTGGAAGGCGCCACGGTGCTGGAGGATGCCGGGGGCCTGGCATGGGAACGCTACGATGCCGGGGAGGGGAGCTTCTATCTCCTCCGCCCCGACCAGCATGTCTGCGCCCGCTGGCGCACCGCCGACCCCGCCCGCATCCTGGCCGCGCTCGCCCGCGCCAGCGGCAATGCCTGA
- a CDS encoding NAD(P)/FAD-dependent oxidoreductase yields MSPPVDPVESDPSLPARVDVVVIGGGIIGVSTVLALAEKGISAALCEKGRIGGEQSSRNWGWCRTMGRDPREIPLSIEAQRIWRGLDRRLGIDTGYRQSGIVYLCEGPADIARHEAWLEHAKLYQLDSRMLGTAEVDAVLPGSARRWPAGLYTASDGRAEPQRAAPAIARAARERGAAILTGCAVRGLDRQGGRIAGVVTEKGRIACDSVVLAGGAWSRLFCGNVGFDLPQMKVLGSVLRTQPLEGLPETAAAASDFAFRKRADGGYTISQRAAVSDITPDSFRLFLDFLPNLRATWSDLRLRVGGRFLEEWRIPRHWGMEEASPFEAVRVLDPVPSRALLDGARANLTRAFPGFAAMQVAQEWGGLIDVTPDVVPVISAVERIPGLHIATGFSGHGFGIGPGAGRLMADLVANDTPIVDPTPFRHDRFRRSAA; encoded by the coding sequence ATGTCCCCACCCGTCGATCCCGTGGAATCCGATCCCAGCCTGCCGGCGCGCGTCGATGTCGTGGTGATCGGCGGCGGCATCATCGGCGTCAGCACCGTGCTCGCCCTGGCGGAGAAGGGCATCTCCGCCGCGCTCTGCGAGAAGGGCCGCATCGGCGGCGAGCAGTCCAGCCGCAACTGGGGCTGGTGCCGCACCATGGGCCGCGACCCGCGCGAGATCCCGTTGAGCATCGAGGCGCAGCGCATCTGGCGCGGCCTCGATCGACGCCTGGGCATCGACACGGGCTACCGCCAGTCCGGCATCGTCTATCTCTGCGAAGGGCCGGCCGATATCGCCCGGCACGAGGCCTGGCTGGAACACGCGAAGCTCTACCAGCTCGACAGCCGCATGCTCGGCACGGCGGAGGTCGATGCGGTGCTGCCCGGCTCCGCCCGGCGCTGGCCGGCCGGCCTCTACACCGCCAGCGACGGGCGCGCCGAGCCGCAGCGCGCCGCCCCGGCCATCGCCCGCGCGGCACGGGAGAGGGGAGCCGCCATCCTCACCGGCTGCGCCGTGCGCGGCCTGGACCGGCAGGGCGGCCGCATCGCCGGGGTGGTGACGGAGAAGGGGCGCATCGCCTGCGATTCCGTGGTGCTGGCGGGTGGCGCCTGGTCGCGCCTCTTCTGCGGCAATGTCGGCTTCGACCTGCCGCAGATGAAGGTGCTGGGCTCGGTCCTGCGCACCCAGCCGCTGGAAGGGCTGCCCGAAACCGCGGCAGCCGCCTCGGACTTCGCCTTCCGCAAGCGCGCCGATGGCGGCTACACCATCTCGCAGCGCGCCGCCGTCTCGGACATCACGCCGGACAGCTTCCGCCTTTTCCTCGACTTCCTGCCCAATCTGCGCGCGACCTGGAGCGACCTGCGCCTGCGCGTCGGCGGCCGCTTCCTGGAGGAATGGCGCATCCCCCGCCACTGGGGAATGGAGGAAGCCTCGCCCTTCGAGGCGGTGCGGGTCCTCGACCCCGTCCCCTCCCGCGCCCTGCTGGACGGCGCCCGCGCCAACCTGACGCGCGCCTTCCCGGGCTTCGCCGCGATGCAGGTGGCACAGGAATGGGGCGGGCTGATCGACGTGACGCCCGATGTCGTGCCCGTCATCTCCGCGGTGGAGCGCATCCCCGGCCTGCATATCGCCACCGGCTTCTCCGGCCATGGCTTCGGCATCGGACCAGGGGCGGGGCGCCTGATGGCCGATCTGGTGGCCAACGACACCCCCATCGTGGACCCCACGCCCTTCCGCCATGACCGCTTCCGCCGCTCGGCAGCCTGA
- a CDS encoding hydantoinase/oxoprolinase family protein, whose amino-acid sequence MVWRIGVDSGGTFTDVCLFEEETGRMAVWKVSSTPDDPSRGIAQGFEEGIGQVGVAAGEVGFLGHGTTVATNALIQHRGVKTGLITTDGFRDLLEIGRQKRPDLYDLQADKPEILVSRDLRLEVPERVHHDGRVETALDEQAVREAARALRAAGVKSVAVSFLYGFVRPEHEAAAKRIVEEEFPEAFVCASHEVAPEFREFERLSTTAVNAYLGPVMEGYIRRLSARLRDLGLTVTPQLTQSNGGVIGFEAAARLPVRTVLSGPSTGVVAAQEIGRMVGIPDLITFDMGGTSTDVALLKDSQCRLTGEAEVHGYPIKAPMLDIHTVGAGGGSIAYVDSGGLLKVGPRSCGAFPGPVCYDKGSTEPSTTDANVVLQTLNPTHLLAGRMPVRQDLAREAIGRLAEKLGLDVMATAQGIISVVTANMARAIRVISVQRGHDPRDYTLVAFGGAGPLHAARLAKELDISRILVPLTPGILCATGLLLTDLRADFASTRLAVLGEDSLPLMREAFAGLETQARAWFGTEGIAPEAQRLKRTVDMRYAGQNYELSIPLPEGEIGAATLGALAGGFAAAHRQRYGFVAEGETVQLVTYRVEATGVVRKAAFQPQPEEGPDASAARIGEREVWMPEAGGWTPCPIYDRAKLRPGNIVQGPAIIEQMDTTTVVLPAMAARVEPYLNLILEAA is encoded by the coding sequence ATGGTCTGGCGTATCGGGGTGGATTCCGGCGGCACCTTCACCGATGTCTGCCTCTTCGAGGAGGAGACCGGGCGGATGGCGGTGTGGAAGGTGTCCTCCACACCGGACGATCCTTCGCGCGGCATCGCGCAGGGCTTCGAGGAGGGCATCGGACAGGTCGGCGTCGCCGCCGGCGAGGTGGGCTTCCTGGGCCATGGCACCACGGTCGCGACCAATGCGCTGATCCAGCACCGGGGCGTGAAGACCGGGCTGATCACCACGGACGGGTTCCGCGACCTGCTGGAGATCGGGCGGCAGAAGCGGCCGGATCTCTACGACCTGCAGGCCGACAAGCCGGAGATCCTGGTGTCGCGCGACCTGCGGCTGGAGGTGCCGGAGCGGGTCCACCACGACGGCCGGGTGGAGACCGCGTTGGACGAGCAGGCGGTGCGCGAGGCCGCCCGGGCGCTGCGGGCGGCGGGGGTGAAGTCCGTGGCCGTCTCCTTCCTGTATGGCTTCGTCCGGCCGGAGCACGAGGCCGCCGCGAAGCGCATCGTGGAGGAGGAGTTCCCCGAGGCCTTCGTCTGCGCCAGCCACGAGGTGGCGCCCGAGTTCCGCGAGTTCGAGCGCCTCTCCACCACCGCGGTGAACGCCTATCTCGGCCCGGTGATGGAGGGGTATATCCGCCGCCTTTCCGCCCGGCTGCGCGACCTCGGCCTGACTGTCACGCCGCAGCTCACGCAGAGCAATGGCGGCGTCATCGGCTTCGAGGCGGCGGCGCGGCTGCCCGTCCGCACGGTATTGTCCGGCCCCTCCACCGGCGTGGTGGCGGCGCAGGAGATCGGGCGGATGGTCGGCATCCCCGACCTGATCACCTTCGACATGGGCGGCACCTCCACCGACGTGGCGCTGCTCAAGGACAGCCAGTGCCGCCTGACCGGCGAAGCGGAGGTGCATGGCTATCCGATCAAGGCGCCGATGCTCGATATCCACACGGTGGGGGCGGGTGGCGGCTCCATCGCCTATGTGGATTCCGGCGGGCTGCTGAAGGTGGGGCCGCGCTCCTGCGGCGCCTTCCCCGGGCCGGTCTGCTACGACAAGGGCAGCACCGAGCCCTCCACCACCGATGCGAACGTGGTGCTGCAGACGCTGAACCCGACGCATCTGCTGGCCGGGCGCATGCCGGTGCGGCAGGACCTAGCGCGCGAGGCGATCGGGCGGCTGGCGGAGAAGCTGGGGCTGGACGTGATGGCCACGGCGCAGGGCATCATCAGCGTGGTGACGGCGAACATGGCGCGGGCCATCCGCGTCATCTCTGTGCAGCGCGGGCACGATCCGCGCGACTACACGCTGGTGGCCTTCGGCGGCGCCGGGCCGCTGCACGCGGCACGGCTGGCGAAGGAGCTCGACATCTCCCGCATCCTGGTGCCGCTGACGCCGGGCATCCTCTGCGCCACCGGGCTGCTGCTGACCGATCTGCGGGCGGATTTCGCCTCCACGCGGCTGGCGGTGCTGGGGGAGGATTCGCTGCCGCTGATGCGCGAGGCCTTCGCCGGGCTGGAGACCCAGGCCCGGGCCTGGTTCGGCACCGAGGGCATCGCGCCGGAGGCGCAGCGCCTGAAGCGCACGGTGGACATGCGCTATGCCGGGCAGAACTACGAGCTGAGCATCCCGCTCCCCGAGGGGGAGATCGGGGCCGCGACGCTTGGCGCCCTGGCCGGGGGCTTCGCCGCCGCGCACCGGCAGCGCTACGGCTTCGTGGCGGAGGGGGAGACGGTGCAGCTCGTCACCTATCGCGTCGAGGCGACAGGGGTGGTGCGCAAGGCGGCTTTCCAGCCGCAGCCGGAGGAAGGGCCGGACGCCTCCGCCGCGCGGATCGGCGAGCGCGAGGTCTGGATGCCCGAGGCCGGCGGCTGGACCCCCTGCCCCATCTACGACCGCGCGAAGCTGCGGCCCGGCAACATCGTCCAGGGGCCGGCCATCATCGAGCAGATGGACACCACCACCGTGGTGCTGCCCGCGATGGCCGCCCGCGTCGAACCCTATCTGAACCTGATCCTGGAGGCCGCATGA
- a CDS encoding hydantoinase B/oxoprolinase family protein has protein sequence MSAAAQDRVAVDPITVEVISSALSSITEEMGEALVRASYSTNIKERRDCSTALFNTAGETLCQAEHIPMHLGSFIGIIPHILKRHPVAEMRPGDVFMGNDAYEGGGTHLPDIVLAEPVFVEDGGASRIVAWAVNTAHHADFADRGHAHIFQEGIRIPPIRLYRAGELQKDVQELLLLNCQVPRERLSDLRAQMAANRLGVERMQALCAKYGTDTVLAAGDALLDYAERKMRAGIATIPDGTYRFEDLFDNPEIDRDLTMSCEITVAGDEMRLHFEAPDQVRAGLNMVYTALLSTVYYAVKTVVDPTILPNAGLARPLTVTAREGSIVNCTAPAAVNGRIAACQRVVDLIHGALAQVVPERVIAACNGSVASATFVGTQPGTGEIWVYLETIGGGSGARHDKDGLDGVHVHMTNTSNLPAEALELEYPLTLLRYELVDGSGGCGTHRGGMGLRRVYRAEAECRLRVDGSRLRSAPWGLAGGLPGGMGGFVYGEGVAPFDHGSGVLSPGQVVEIVTPGAGGYGPPSGRGAEEVARDLAERRIDPETARRVYGAA, from the coding sequence ATGAGCGCCGCCGCGCAGGACCGCGTCGCGGTCGATCCCATCACCGTCGAGGTGATCTCCTCCGCCCTGTCCTCGATCACCGAGGAGATGGGCGAGGCGCTGGTGCGCGCCTCCTATTCCACCAACATCAAGGAGCGGCGGGACTGCTCCACGGCCCTGTTCAACACGGCGGGCGAGACGCTGTGCCAGGCCGAGCACATCCCGATGCATCTCGGCTCCTTCATCGGGATCATCCCGCATATCCTCAAGCGGCATCCGGTCGCGGAGATGCGGCCGGGCGACGTCTTCATGGGCAACGACGCCTATGAGGGCGGCGGCACGCATCTGCCGGACATCGTGCTGGCCGAGCCGGTCTTCGTGGAGGATGGCGGGGCGAGCCGCATCGTCGCCTGGGCGGTGAACACGGCGCACCATGCCGATTTCGCCGATCGCGGCCATGCCCATATCTTCCAGGAAGGCATCCGCATCCCGCCGATCCGCCTGTACCGCGCCGGCGAGTTGCAGAAGGACGTGCAGGAGCTGCTGCTGCTGAACTGCCAGGTGCCGCGCGAGCGCCTGTCGGACCTGCGGGCGCAGATGGCGGCCAACCGGTTGGGCGTGGAGCGGATGCAGGCGCTCTGCGCGAAATACGGCACGGACACGGTGCTGGCGGCGGGCGATGCGCTGCTGGACTATGCCGAGCGCAAGATGCGGGCGGGCATCGCCACCATCCCGGACGGCACCTACCGCTTCGAGGATCTGTTCGACAACCCCGAGATCGACCGGGACCTGACCATGTCCTGTGAGATCACCGTGGCGGGCGACGAGATGCGCCTGCATTTCGAGGCGCCGGACCAGGTCCGGGCCGGGCTGAACATGGTCTACACGGCGCTGCTGTCCACCGTCTATTACGCGGTGAAGACGGTGGTGGACCCGACCATCCTGCCCAATGCCGGGCTCGCCCGGCCGCTGACGGTCACGGCGCGGGAGGGCAGCATCGTGAACTGCACCGCCCCCGCGGCGGTGAACGGGCGCATCGCCGCCTGCCAGCGCGTGGTGGACCTGATCCACGGCGCCCTGGCCCAGGTGGTGCCGGAGCGGGTGATCGCCGCCTGCAACGGTTCCGTCGCCTCCGCCACCTTCGTCGGCACGCAGCCGGGCACAGGGGAGATCTGGGTCTATCTGGAGACCATCGGCGGCGGTTCCGGGGCGCGTCACGACAAGGACGGGCTGGACGGCGTGCATGTCCACATGACCAACACCTCCAACCTCCCGGCGGAGGCGCTGGAGCTGGAATATCCGCTGACCCTGCTGCGCTATGAGCTGGTGGACGGTTCCGGCGGCTGCGGCACGCATCGCGGCGGCATGGGGCTGCGCCGGGTCTATCGCGCCGAGGCCGAGTGCCGGCTGCGCGTCGATGGCTCGCGCCTGCGCTCCGCGCCCTGGGGGCTGGCTGGCGGTCTGCCGGGCGGCATGGGCGGCTTCGTCTATGGGGAGGGCGTGGCGCCCTTCGACCATGGTTCCGGGGTGCTCAGCCCGGGGCAGGTGGTGGAGATCGTCACCCCCGGTGCCGGGGGCTATGGCCCGCCTTCCGGCCGCGGCGCGGAGGAGGTCGCCCGCGACCTGGCGGAACGCCGCATCGACCCCGAGACCGCGCGCCGCGTCTACGGCGCGGCCTGA
- a CDS encoding ABC transporter substrate-binding protein: MSPRIARRSLLGAGMALPLLGLSARAADAAGVLRLGLSSYPPNLTPWINAGSAAGTVVSLMHRGLLSFDAQGRLQGEIAERWEADGKDWVFHLRDVTCHNGRKMTAEDVKWSLEQVGGEKSTAYMRPQMQTVERIETPDARTVRLVMKQPMVTIPEWLATYFMPMVQKDSIERGGVGVGCGPFVMKSAERGTSIELEAFPGFYKPGLPKLKGVRVVAYPDENARVAALVAGDVDLIDYVPWQSMGRIEAEPKLRLDTQNGPFMYLQFNGRSGPLANPLVRQAIGFAINRDDIIKGAFFGRGTPIHGVPLLPGSPFYSESANRTFRFDPAQAKALLARAGLAEGFSCNLLSTAQYGMHKDTAEVVQQNLAAIGIQVQMNLPDWATRVQLGNRGQYDLAINGTAVEITDPDGLSPTIDNSLPTSYIRSTGFTTPGLSELLAQGRGESDLAKRKAIYARVQDLVVENVPMLALCYRSQGYAMTSALKGFANLPGPLTFYAPATLEAASLS; encoded by the coding sequence ATGTCTCCACGCATTGCCCGTCGCTCGCTGCTCGGGGCCGGCATGGCCCTGCCGCTGCTCGGGCTCTCCGCCCGGGCGGCGGATGCCGCCGGCGTGCTGCGCCTCGGCCTCTCCTCCTATCCGCCCAACCTGACACCCTGGATCAATGCCGGCTCCGCCGCCGGCACGGTGGTGTCCCTGATGCACCGGGGGCTGCTGTCCTTCGACGCGCAGGGCCGGCTGCAGGGCGAGATCGCCGAGCGCTGGGAGGCCGACGGCAAGGACTGGGTCTTCCATTTGCGCGACGTCACCTGCCACAACGGCCGGAAGATGACCGCCGAGGACGTGAAGTGGTCCCTGGAACAGGTCGGCGGCGAGAAGTCCACCGCCTATATGCGGCCGCAGATGCAGACGGTGGAGCGCATCGAGACGCCGGATGCCCGCACCGTGCGGCTGGTGATGAAGCAGCCGATGGTCACCATCCCCGAATGGCTGGCGACCTATTTCATGCCGATGGTGCAGAAGGATTCGATCGAGCGCGGCGGGGTGGGCGTGGGCTGCGGCCCCTTCGTCATGAAGTCCGCCGAGCGCGGCACCTCGATCGAGCTGGAAGCCTTCCCGGGCTTCTACAAGCCCGGCCTGCCGAAGCTGAAGGGCGTGCGCGTCGTCGCCTATCCCGACGAGAATGCCCGCGTGGCCGCGCTGGTCGCGGGCGATGTGGACCTGATCGACTATGTGCCGTGGCAGTCCATGGGGCGGATCGAGGCCGAGCCGAAGCTGAGGCTGGACACGCAGAACGGCCCCTTCATGTACCTGCAGTTCAACGGGCGGAGCGGGCCGCTGGCCAATCCGCTGGTGCGGCAGGCGATCGGCTTCGCCATCAACCGGGACGACATCATCAAGGGCGCCTTCTTCGGACGCGGCACGCCGATCCACGGCGTTCCGCTGCTGCCCGGCAGCCCCTTCTATTCCGAGAGCGCCAACAGGACCTTCCGCTTCGATCCCGCCCAGGCCAAGGCGCTGCTGGCCAGGGCGGGGCTGGCGGAGGGCTTCTCCTGCAACCTGCTCTCCACGGCGCAGTACGGCATGCACAAGGACACGGCCGAGGTGGTGCAGCAGAACCTCGCCGCCATCGGCATCCAGGTGCAGATGAACCTGCCGGACTGGGCGACCCGCGTGCAGCTCGGCAATCGCGGGCAGTACGACCTCGCCATCAACGGCACGGCGGTCGAGATCACCGATCCGGACGGGCTGAGCCCGACGATCGACAACAGCCTGCCCACTTCCTACATCCGCAGCACCGGCTTCACCACACCGGGGCTGAGCGAGCTGCTGGCCCAGGGGCGCGGCGAGAGCGACTTGGCGAAGCGCAAGGCGATCTATGCCAGGGTGCAGGATCTGGTGGTGGAGAACGTGCCGATGCTGGCGCTCTGCTACCGCTCGCAGGGCTATGCCATGACCTCGGCCCTCAAGGGCTTCGCCAACCTGCCGGGGCCGCTGACCTTCTATGCCCCGGCCACGCTCGAAGCGGCGAGCCTGTCATGA
- a CDS encoding SDR family NAD(P)-dependent oxidoreductase, producing the protein MLDAQGRVVMVSGASRGIGRAVAERLLESGFAVSAGVRNPDALPEHPRLSRHRYDAEDLASAEAWVAGTVARHGRVDGLVNAAGINPMAGLHDADETALDALWRVNVKGPARLIRLAWPHLAAAGHGRVVNLSSLSGKRVKNANLGYAMSKFAVVALTHEVRREGWEQGIRATAVCPSFVDTDMTGHVTSWPREKMTQPADLARLIETCLLLPDEAVVAELLVNCRLEDLF; encoded by the coding sequence ATGCTGGATGCGCAGGGGCGCGTGGTGATGGTTTCCGGTGCCTCGCGCGGCATCGGGCGGGCGGTGGCGGAGCGGCTGCTGGAGAGCGGCTTCGCCGTGTCCGCCGGGGTGCGGAACCCCGATGCCCTGCCGGAGCATCCACGCCTGAGCCGGCACCGCTACGACGCGGAGGACCTGGCCAGCGCGGAGGCCTGGGTGGCCGGGACCGTGGCCCGGCACGGGCGGGTGGACGGGCTGGTGAACGCGGCGGGGATCAACCCCATGGCCGGCCTGCACGACGCCGACGAGACGGCGCTGGATGCGCTGTGGCGGGTGAACGTGAAGGGGCCGGCGCGGCTGATCCGCCTCGCCTGGCCCCATCTCGCAGCGGCCGGGCATGGGCGGGTGGTGAACCTGTCCTCGCTGTCGGGCAAGCGGGTGAAGAACGCCAATCTCGGCTATGCGATGAGCAAGTTCGCCGTGGTGGCGCTGACGCACGAGGTCCGGCGGGAGGGCTGGGAGCAGGGCATCCGCGCCACCGCCGTCTGCCCTTCCTTCGTCGATACGGACATGACGGGCCATGTCACGAGCTGGCCGCGCGAGAAGATGACGCAGCCCGCCGATCTCGCCCGGCTGATCGAGACCTGCCTGCTGCTGCCGGACGAGGCGGTGGTGGCGGAACTGCTGGTCAACTGCCGGCTGGAGGACCTGTTCTGA
- a CDS encoding Gfo/Idh/MocA family protein, producing MPIRRKLAIVGAGIGRRHMEEGYLPYPDLFEVVAICDIDPQRLAAFAADYGIPRATPSFAEVLAMPDVEIVDICTPPGLHGEQIMATLAAGKHAVCEKPLVGSLQEVDAVIAAEARSAGRVMPIFQYRYGDGFQKAKHLVASGIAGKPYLATVETAWQRLPEYYAVPWRGRWSTELGGTLITHAIHPHDMLCELMGPIRDVYARTATRVHPHIEVEDCAVASLTMESGALVSLAATVGCQEQITRLYLCFENLTFESSPGPYNPGEDPWRIVPRDAATAARVEEALRGWVPVPPRFTGQMRDFHAALESGGELPVTLADARRSLELLTAMYHSAETGEAVILPIGPTHPRYASWRPVEQEAA from the coding sequence ATGCCCATCAGACGCAAACTCGCCATCGTCGGTGCCGGGATCGGCCGGCGGCACATGGAGGAAGGCTACCTCCCCTATCCGGACCTCTTCGAGGTGGTCGCGATCTGCGACATCGACCCGCAGCGCCTCGCCGCTTTCGCCGCCGACTACGGCATCCCCCGCGCCACGCCCAGCTTCGCCGAGGTGCTGGCCATGCCGGATGTGGAGATCGTGGACATCTGCACGCCGCCCGGCCTGCATGGCGAGCAGATCATGGCCACGCTCGCCGCCGGCAAGCACGCGGTCTGCGAGAAGCCCCTGGTCGGCTCCCTGCAGGAAGTGGATGCGGTGATCGCCGCCGAGGCGCGCTCGGCGGGCCGGGTCATGCCGATCTTCCAGTACCGCTACGGCGACGGCTTCCAGAAGGCGAAGCACCTCGTCGCGAGCGGCATCGCCGGCAAGCCCTATCTGGCGACGGTGGAAACGGCCTGGCAGCGCCTGCCGGAATACTACGCCGTGCCCTGGCGCGGCCGCTGGAGCACCGAGCTGGGCGGCACGCTGATCACCCATGCGATCCACCCGCACGACATGCTTTGCGAGCTGATGGGGCCGATCCGCGACGTCTATGCCCGCACGGCCACGCGCGTTCATCCCCATATCGAGGTGGAGGACTGCGCCGTCGCCAGCCTGACCATGGAAAGCGGCGCCCTGGTCTCGCTCGCCGCCACGGTGGGATGCCAGGAACAGATCACGCGCCTGTACCTCTGCTTCGAGAACCTGACCTTCGAGAGCAGCCCGGGCCCCTACAATCCCGGCGAGGACCCCTGGCGCATCGTCCCGCGCGACGCCGCCACGGCGGCCCGGGTCGAGGAAGCGCTGCGCGGCTGGGTGCCGGTGCCGCCGCGCTTCACCGGCCAGATGCGCGACTTCCACGCCGCGCTGGAAAGCGGCGGCGAACTGCCGGTGACGCTGGCCGATGCCCGCCGCTCGCTGGAGTTGCTGACGGCGATGTACCATTCCGCGGAAACCGGCGAGGCCGTCATCCTGCCCATCGGCCCGACGCACCCGCGCTATGCGAGCTGGCGGCCGGTGGAACAGGAAGCCGCCTGA